A region from the Stutzerimonas stutzeri genome encodes:
- a CDS encoding GFA family protein encodes MQTHTGSCLCGVVRYRIDAPINELTHCHCKMCRKAHGAAFASYASVPLEAFHFLSGKDQLGVFHSSEHVTRTFCIRCGANLQFVDNREHELGVAAGTLDSPLPVPPQEHIFVGSKADWYEIRDGLPTHDEDR; translated from the coding sequence ATGCAAACGCATACTGGTAGTTGCCTCTGTGGCGTCGTGCGCTATCGCATCGACGCACCGATCAACGAGCTGACCCATTGCCACTGCAAGATGTGTCGCAAGGCGCACGGCGCGGCGTTCGCCAGCTACGCGAGCGTCCCCCTGGAAGCCTTTCACTTTCTTTCGGGCAAGGACCAGCTTGGCGTCTTCCACTCCTCCGAGCATGTGACGCGCACGTTCTGCATTCGCTGCGGCGCAAACCTGCAATTCGTCGACAATCGCGAGCACGAGTTGGGCGTGGCTGCCGGCACGCTCGACTCGCCGCTGCCGGTCCCGCCACAGGAGCACATCTTCGTAGGCTCCAAAGCGGACTGGTACGAGATCCGCGACGGGCTTCCGACGCACGACGAAGATCGCTGA
- a CDS encoding vWA domain-containing protein produces MLLGLFNEMRAAKVPVSVRELLDLINALKHNVVFADMDEFYYLSRAILVKDERHFDKFDRAFGVYFKGLENLDQHIEALIPEEWLRKEFERSLSDEERAKIESLGGLDKLIEEFKKRLEEQKEKHAGGNKWIGTGGTSPFGSGGYNPEGIRIGDAGKRQGKAVKVWDQREYKNLDDQVELGTRNIKVALRRLRKFARQGAQDELDLDGTIDHTARDGGLLNIQMRPERRNAVKLLILFDIGGSMDAHVKVCEELFSACKTEFKHLEYFYFHNFIYESVWKNNFRRTSERTSTLDLLHKYGADYKVVFVGDAAMAPYEVTQPGGSVEHWNEEAGYVWMQRFMEKYKKLIWINPYPKDTWGYTTSTGIIRELVEDRMYPLTLSGLEEGMKFLAK; encoded by the coding sequence ATGCTGCTTGGCCTGTTCAACGAAATGCGCGCTGCCAAGGTTCCGGTGTCCGTGCGCGAACTGCTCGACCTGATCAACGCGTTGAAACACAACGTCGTGTTCGCCGATATGGACGAGTTCTACTACCTGTCCCGGGCCATTCTGGTGAAGGACGAGCGGCATTTCGACAAGTTCGACCGCGCCTTCGGGGTCTACTTCAAGGGCCTGGAGAACCTCGACCAGCATATCGAGGCGCTGATACCCGAAGAGTGGCTGCGCAAGGAGTTCGAGCGCTCACTGAGCGACGAGGAACGGGCCAAGATCGAGTCGCTTGGCGGACTGGACAAGCTGATCGAGGAATTCAAAAAGCGCCTCGAAGAACAGAAGGAAAAGCACGCCGGCGGCAACAAGTGGATCGGCACCGGCGGCACCAGCCCCTTCGGCTCGGGAGGCTACAACCCCGAGGGGATTCGCATCGGTGATGCCGGCAAGCGCCAGGGCAAGGCGGTGAAGGTCTGGGATCAACGCGAGTACAAGAATCTGGATGATCAGGTCGAGCTGGGCACGCGCAACATCAAGGTAGCCTTGCGTCGGCTGCGCAAGTTCGCCCGCCAAGGCGCTCAAGACGAACTGGATCTGGACGGGACCATCGATCACACCGCGCGCGACGGTGGTTTGCTGAACATACAAATGCGCCCTGAACGGCGCAACGCGGTAAAGCTGCTGATCCTGTTCGATATCGGCGGTTCGATGGACGCCCATGTGAAGGTGTGCGAAGAGCTGTTCTCCGCCTGCAAGACCGAGTTCAAGCATCTGGAATATTTCTACTTCCACAACTTCATTTACGAATCGGTCTGGAAGAACAACTTCCGTCGCACGTCCGAACGCACCTCGACGCTCGACCTGCTGCACAAGTACGGCGCGGACTACAAGGTGGTGTTCGTGGGCGACGCAGCCATGGCGCCTTACGAAGTGACCCAGCCCGGCGGCAGCGTCGAACACTGGAACGAGGAAGCAGGTTACGTCTGGATGCAGCGCTTCATGGAAAAGTACAAGAAGCTCATCTGGATCAACCCGTATCCCAAGGACACCTGGGGTTACACCACCTCGACCGGCATCATCCGCGAGCTGGTGGAGGACCGGATGTACCCGCTGACGCTGAGCGGCCTGGAAGAAGGGATGAAGTTCCTGGCGAAGTAG
- a CDS encoding DUF2937 family protein, producing MLRSYLRLTLFALGLLIGVQVPGFIEAYERHVEARRLEAQQGLEGFQETAGRFFEGDLNALVEHYRASDDPVIQSDARSVSALVGRVRLLEREWRIMQGPWYAQAWHVLVGADRDLRQQVWSSYRFQVLLAPEAIAWGIGCALLLAWIVECLYLLMRRLLFPHRRTRGTRRVARPGRPGGT from the coding sequence ATGCTGCGCAGCTATTTGCGGTTGACCCTGTTTGCACTTGGTCTGCTGATCGGGGTTCAGGTCCCAGGCTTCATCGAGGCGTACGAACGCCACGTCGAAGCGCGTCGGCTCGAGGCACAGCAAGGCCTGGAAGGTTTTCAGGAAACCGCCGGGCGCTTTTTCGAAGGCGATCTGAACGCGTTGGTCGAGCACTATCGGGCGAGCGACGATCCCGTCATACAAAGCGATGCGCGCAGCGTCTCCGCCCTGGTCGGGCGCGTGCGCTTGCTTGAACGCGAGTGGCGGATCATGCAGGGGCCCTGGTACGCGCAGGCCTGGCATGTATTGGTAGGGGCGGATCGCGATCTCAGGCAGCAGGTCTGGAGCAGCTATCGCTTCCAGGTCTTGCTGGCACCTGAAGCGATCGCCTGGGGCATCGGCTGCGCATTGCTGCTGGCGTGGATCGTCGAATGTCTTTACCTGCTAATGCGAAGGTTGCTGTTCCCTCATCGCCGCACACGCGGAACCCGCCGCGTCGCTCGTCCAGGCCGTCCGGGTGGTACCTAG
- a CDS encoding class II glutamine amidotransferase: MCELLGMSANVPTDIHFSFTGLMQRGGRTGPHKDGWGIAFYEGRGLRLFQDPVASCESEVAKMVQHYLIKSEVVIGHIRHANVGKVSLVNTHPFVRELWGQHWCFAHNGQLADFQTPPGFYRPVGDTDSEAAFCDLLNRVRSDFPDRVAAEDLLPHLLEACAGYRGKGVFNCLLSNGEWLFSFCSTKLAHITRRAPFGPAQLKDAELAVDFTSETTPDDVVTVVATEPLTDNEQWNVHQAGEWTLWRLGECVARGRTE; this comes from the coding sequence ATGTGTGAACTGCTCGGCATGAGCGCCAACGTACCGACCGACATTCATTTCAGCTTCACCGGCTTGATGCAGCGTGGCGGGCGCACCGGCCCACATAAAGACGGTTGGGGTATCGCCTTCTACGAAGGACGCGGTTTGCGCTTGTTCCAGGATCCGGTGGCCAGCTGCGAGTCCGAGGTGGCCAAGATGGTGCAGCACTACCTGATCAAGAGCGAGGTGGTGATCGGCCATATCCGGCATGCCAATGTCGGCAAGGTTTCGTTGGTGAATACCCATCCCTTCGTGCGTGAGCTGTGGGGACAACACTGGTGCTTCGCACACAACGGCCAGCTCGCTGATTTCCAAACTCCGCCTGGGTTTTACCGGCCGGTTGGCGACACCGATAGCGAAGCGGCTTTCTGCGACCTGCTCAACCGGGTGCGGAGTGATTTCCCCGATCGCGTTGCCGCCGAAGACCTGTTGCCGCATCTGCTCGAGGCCTGCGCTGGTTATCGAGGCAAAGGCGTATTCAATTGCTTGCTGAGCAACGGCGAGTGGTTGTTCAGTTTCTGCTCGACCAAGCTGGCGCACATCACGCGCCGCGCGCCTTTCGGCCCTGCGCAGTTGAAGGACGCCGAACTGGCGGTGGATTTCACCTCCGAGACGACCCCGGACGATGTCGTTACCGTGGTGGCCACCGAGCCTTTGACCGACAACGAGCAATGGAACGTTCATCAGGCGGGCGAGTGGACGCTCTGGCGGCTGGGCGAATGCGTCGCGCGCGGGCGGACCGAATGA
- a CDS encoding MFS transporter, whose protein sequence is MFLFANDYLLAWTIYGIAALGCLLVWFRVTRPLWRWLREPLRLIVAVLLLTPTIVDPTRELFAPAVAITALDTLFKVGNNAWRAVADLALYGLIAFGLYAVFVALRWPVERRLKQRHVATEGHEDSRTLRERLEEDEDDDYRPAGRYQARTEPRL, encoded by the coding sequence ATGTTCCTATTCGCCAATGATTACCTTCTCGCCTGGACGATCTACGGGATTGCTGCGCTGGGCTGCCTGCTGGTGTGGTTCCGCGTTACCCGGCCTTTGTGGCGCTGGCTGCGTGAGCCGTTGCGATTGATCGTCGCCGTGCTGCTATTGACGCCAACCATCGTCGATCCAACGCGAGAGCTGTTCGCACCTGCAGTGGCAATCACGGCGCTCGATACCTTGTTCAAAGTCGGCAACAACGCTTGGCGTGCCGTCGCCGACCTGGCGCTCTACGGGCTGATCGCCTTCGGCCTGTACGCGGTATTCGTCGCGTTGCGCTGGCCGGTCGAGCGCCGGCTCAAGCAGCGCCACGTGGCGACCGAAGGCCATGAGGATTCACGAACCTTGCGTGAGCGGCTCGAAGAAGACGAGGACGACGATTACCGCCCGGCTGGCCGCTATCAGGCGCGGACCGAGCCTCGACTCTGA
- a CDS encoding universal stress protein: MTYQHILVAVDFADECHPVVARAQALATATGAKLALVHVIEPMAMAFGGDVPMDLSMLQQQQFDQARERMNGFADRYPSLTAEQRHLAYGQPRQEVHRLAKEQGCDLVVVGSHGRHGLALLLGSTANDILHGAPCDVLAVRLKKPE; this comes from the coding sequence ATGACCTATCAACATATTCTGGTCGCTGTCGATTTTGCCGATGAGTGTCATCCGGTCGTCGCGCGAGCCCAGGCACTGGCGACCGCAACAGGCGCGAAGCTGGCGCTGGTACACGTCATCGAGCCAATGGCCATGGCCTTCGGCGGTGACGTTCCGATGGACCTGTCGATGCTTCAACAGCAGCAATTCGACCAGGCCCGCGAACGCATGAACGGCTTCGCCGACCGTTACCCCAGCCTGACCGCGGAACAGCGTCACCTGGCCTACGGCCAACCCCGCCAGGAAGTTCATCGCCTGGCCAAGGAGCAGGGCTGCGACCTGGTGGTAGTTGGCAGTCACGGCCGTCACGGCCTAGCGCTGCTGCTCGGCTCTACCGCCAACGACATTCTCCATGGCGCGCCCTGCGATGTGCTCGCCGTGCGCCTGAAAAAACCCGAATAA
- a CDS encoding DUF6901 family protein — protein sequence MAIDYRIVLDDEHEFSYRIELDRAYDHGAAAQAPKWTRLDHQQCNNCPLSRDQFSHCPAAVDLHQVIEDFQGLPAVKKAHVRVRTPEREYNKLVGLEEGLRALLGVIMATSACPVLGKLKPMAHQHLPFASNQEFVLRAVSLYLARQYFNLREGRHADWELRGLVRSFQQLQLVNQAFWQRIHDTCHGDSNLKAFLTFFSMASSLTYSLETQLRKIRPLVMSAGEGAELA from the coding sequence ATGGCAATCGATTACCGCATCGTCCTGGACGACGAGCATGAGTTCAGCTACCGGATCGAGTTGGATCGCGCCTACGATCACGGTGCCGCCGCGCAGGCACCGAAGTGGACGCGTCTGGATCATCAGCAGTGCAACAATTGCCCGCTGAGCCGGGATCAGTTCAGCCATTGTCCCGCTGCGGTCGATCTGCATCAGGTCATCGAGGATTTTCAGGGGTTACCTGCGGTGAAGAAGGCGCACGTACGGGTGCGCACGCCGGAACGTGAATACAACAAGCTGGTTGGGTTGGAGGAGGGGCTGAGGGCGCTGCTTGGTGTGATCATGGCCACCAGCGCCTGTCCGGTGCTGGGCAAACTCAAGCCGATGGCACACCAGCATCTGCCGTTTGCAAGCAATCAGGAATTCGTGCTGCGTGCGGTCTCGCTGTATCTGGCCCGGCAGTACTTCAACCTGCGCGAAGGCCGTCATGCCGATTGGGAATTACGTGGGCTGGTGCGCTCATTTCAGCAGTTACAGCTGGTCAACCAGGCGTTCTGGCAGCGTATCCACGACACCTGCCACGGCGATTCCAACCTGAAGGCGTTCCTGACCTTTTTTTCCATGGCGTCGAGCCTGACGTACTCGCTGGAAACCCAGCTGAGGAAAATCCGGCCGTTAGTGATGAGCGCGGGCGAGGGCGCAGAGCTGGCCTGA
- a CDS encoding ATP-binding cassette domain-containing protein has protein sequence MTLLKLTNVSLAYGNNPLLDGVSWQIARGERVCIIGRNGTGKSSMLSLVKGSQLPDDGEIWRAPGLKIGELPQELPLADERTVFDVVAEGLAGVGQLLADYHHLSQNIQNEADLDKLMHVQQELEAKDGWRLQQLVDSTLSRLQLPADKTLAELSGGWRRRVLLAQALVSEPDLLLLDEPTNHLDIGAIAWLEEALTGFNGAVLFITHDRAFLQNLATRILELDRGHMIDWNGDYASFLVHKEQQLAAEETANALFDKKLAQEEVWIRQGIKARRTRNEGRVRALKALRAERSERREHQGKANIQIDAAEKSGKQVIVVEHATFAHSGGEPLIRDFSMVLQRGDRIGLLGANGTGKTTLLKLLLGDLQPSSGKVEAGTRLEVAYFDQLRHQLELEKTVIDNVAEGRDFITIDGQNRHVLSYLGDFLFSPQRARTPVKALSGGERARLLLAKLFSKPANLLVLDEPTNDLDVETLELLEEVLLGFQGTVLMVSHDRAFLDNVVTSTLVFEGNGVVREYVGGYQDWLRQGGSPRLLGVAETKESKTEAPASKPAAPVAEAAPAKKKLSYKVQRELEALPGKIDAVEKNIAALQAEIAQPTFYQQTAEHTGETIARLEALQKELDELLERWAELED, from the coding sequence ATGACCCTGCTCAAGTTGACCAATGTGTCCCTCGCCTATGGCAACAACCCATTGCTCGATGGTGTGTCCTGGCAGATTGCGCGGGGAGAGCGGGTGTGCATCATCGGCCGAAACGGGACCGGCAAGTCCAGCATGCTGAGCCTGGTCAAGGGCAGCCAGTTGCCGGACGACGGTGAGATCTGGCGCGCACCAGGCCTGAAGATCGGTGAGTTGCCGCAGGAGTTGCCGCTGGCTGACGAGCGCACCGTATTCGACGTGGTTGCCGAGGGCCTGGCCGGAGTCGGTCAGCTGTTGGCGGATTACCACCATCTCAGCCAGAACATCCAGAACGAGGCCGATCTGGACAAGCTGATGCATGTCCAGCAGGAGCTCGAAGCGAAGGATGGTTGGCGCCTGCAGCAGCTGGTCGACAGCACGCTGAGTCGCCTGCAGCTTCCGGCGGATAAAACCCTGGCTGAACTGTCCGGCGGTTGGCGTCGACGCGTGCTGCTGGCCCAGGCGCTGGTCTCGGAACCGGATCTGCTGCTGCTCGACGAGCCGACCAACCACCTGGACATCGGGGCCATCGCCTGGCTGGAAGAGGCGCTGACGGGCTTCAATGGCGCGGTGCTGTTCATCACCCACGACCGTGCATTCCTGCAGAACCTGGCGACCCGAATTCTCGAGCTGGACCGCGGGCACATGATCGACTGGAACGGCGATTACGCCAGTTTCCTGGTGCACAAGGAGCAGCAACTGGCGGCCGAAGAGACTGCCAATGCACTGTTCGACAAGAAGCTCGCTCAGGAAGAAGTCTGGATTCGGCAAGGTATCAAGGCGCGCCGGACCCGGAACGAAGGCCGTGTGCGTGCGCTCAAGGCGCTGCGCGCCGAGCGCAGTGAGCGTCGCGAGCATCAGGGCAAGGCCAACATTCAGATCGATGCGGCGGAAAAATCCGGCAAGCAGGTCATCGTGGTCGAGCATGCCACCTTCGCCCATTCTGGTGGTGAGCCACTGATCCGCGACTTCTCCATGGTCCTGCAGCGCGGTGATCGGATCGGCCTGCTGGGCGCCAATGGCACCGGCAAAACGACCTTGCTCAAGTTGCTGCTGGGCGACCTGCAGCCTTCGAGCGGCAAGGTCGAAGCCGGGACCCGTCTGGAAGTGGCGTATTTCGACCAGCTGCGTCACCAGCTCGAGCTGGAGAAGACGGTGATTGATAACGTCGCGGAGGGCCGCGACTTCATCACCATCGACGGCCAGAATCGCCATGTCCTTAGCTACCTGGGAGATTTCCTGTTCAGCCCGCAGCGTGCGCGCACGCCGGTCAAGGCGCTGTCGGGCGGTGAGCGGGCACGCCTCTTGCTCGCCAAGCTGTTCAGCAAACCGGCCAACCTGCTGGTTCTCGACGAGCCGACCAACGATCTGGACGTGGAAACGCTCGAATTGCTGGAAGAGGTTTTGCTCGGTTTCCAAGGTACGGTACTGATGGTCAGCCACGATCGTGCCTTCCTCGACAATGTGGTCACCAGCACGCTGGTGTTCGAGGGGAACGGGGTGGTGCGTGAGTATGTCGGCGGCTATCAGGACTGGCTCCGCCAGGGTGGTTCGCCCAGGCTGCTCGGTGTAGCCGAGACGAAGGAAAGCAAGACCGAAGCCCCGGCGAGCAAACCGGCGGCGCCGGTCGCCGAAGCCGCTCCGGCAAAGAAGAAACTCAGCTACAAGGTCCAGCGCGAACTGGAGGCCCTGCCTGGAAAAATAGACGCAGTCGAAAAAAACATCGCCGCATTGCAGGCCGAAATTGCGCAGCCGACGTTCTATCAGCAGACTGCGGAGCATACTGGCGAAACGATAGCTCGCCTCGAGGCATTGCAAAAAGAACTCGACGAACTACTGGAGCGCTGGGCGGAACTGGAGGACTGA
- a CDS encoding transglycosylase SLT domain-containing protein yields MRGRLSSICFCLLSIIFTIDTTQAATLQQQRQLYDEAKRALDKGDSGPYRRYAAQLRDYPLEPYLAYDELTARLKTASNAEVEKFLTEHGDLPQANWMKLRWLRLLAARGDWKPFVAHYDPKMNFTELDCLFGQYQLASGQTKQAYETAERLWLVGKSQHNACDALFDRWEAAGQLTEPLRWQRTKLAVEAGNYGLASFLAKSLPTLRAQGELMIDVAQKPQMLMQPDRFAPASQTMGDIVSIGLRRLARTDPEKALGLLDSYAKRLSFSTDEKVAIARQIGLTLARRFDARALTVMANYDPELRDDTVSEWRARLLLRLGRWDDAHALTQRFPETLASTSRWRYWNARSLELAKPNDKQAAQLYRPVADERDFYGFLSADRIQAPYKLNHQPLALDPKVVQKVRNTAGIRRAMEFHARGQIVDGRREWYYVSRLFSRDELVAQARLAYEMEWYFPAIRTISQAKYWDDLDIRFPMAYRNSMVSAAKAREIHPSWVFAITRQESAFMADARSQVGATGLMQLMPATAKETARRFGIPLQSPQQVLNPNVNIQLGAAYLSQIYSQFKGNRVLASAAYNAGPGRVRQWLKNAEHLPFDVWVENIPFDETRQYVQNVLTYSVIYGQKLNAPQPLVEWHERYFDGQ; encoded by the coding sequence ATGCGCGGTCGACTCTCCAGTATCTGTTTCTGTCTTCTTTCCATCATTTTCACCATCGACACCACTCAAGCGGCCACCCTGCAACAGCAGCGACAGCTTTACGACGAAGCCAAGCGGGCGCTGGACAAGGGCGATAGCGGCCCCTACCGGCGCTATGCAGCGCAATTGCGCGACTATCCGCTGGAGCCCTACCTCGCGTACGACGAACTGACGGCGCGCTTGAAGACCGCCAGCAATGCGGAGGTCGAGAAGTTCCTGACCGAGCACGGCGACCTGCCCCAGGCCAACTGGATGAAGCTGCGCTGGCTGCGCTTATTGGCGGCACGTGGCGATTGGAAGCCTTTCGTAGCGCACTACGACCCCAAGATGAACTTCACCGAGCTCGATTGCCTGTTCGGCCAGTACCAGCTCGCCAGTGGCCAGACGAAACAAGCGTACGAGACCGCCGAGCGGCTCTGGCTGGTCGGCAAGTCGCAACACAACGCCTGCGATGCGCTGTTCGATCGCTGGGAAGCCGCCGGGCAGCTCACCGAGCCGCTGCGCTGGCAACGTACCAAGCTGGCCGTCGAAGCTGGAAATTATGGCCTCGCCAGTTTCCTGGCCAAAAGCTTGCCGACGCTAAGAGCGCAAGGCGAGTTGATGATCGACGTGGCGCAAAAACCACAGATGCTCATGCAGCCGGATCGCTTCGCACCCGCATCCCAGACGATGGGCGATATCGTCTCGATCGGGCTGCGCCGTCTGGCGCGCACCGATCCGGAAAAAGCACTTGGATTGCTCGACAGCTACGCCAAGCGCCTGTCGTTTTCGACCGATGAGAAAGTGGCCATCGCTCGCCAGATCGGTCTTACCCTGGCCAGGCGCTTCGATGCGCGGGCACTGACGGTCATGGCGAACTACGACCCCGAACTGCGTGACGATACCGTCAGCGAATGGCGCGCACGCCTGTTGCTGCGCCTGGGGCGCTGGGATGATGCCCACGCGCTGACCCAACGGTTTCCCGAAACGCTTGCCAGCACCAGTCGCTGGCGTTACTGGAACGCGCGCAGCCTGGAGCTGGCCAAGCCCAACGACAAGCAAGCCGCCCAGCTCTATCGACCGGTTGCCGACGAACGCGACTTCTACGGCTTCCTCTCGGCCGACCGTATCCAGGCGCCTTACAAGCTCAACCATCAGCCACTCGCGCTGGATCCGAAGGTGGTGCAGAAAGTCCGCAACACCGCAGGCATCCGACGCGCCATGGAATTTCATGCCCGCGGCCAGATCGTTGATGGTCGTCGCGAGTGGTATTACGTGAGCCGCCTGTTCAGCCGTGACGAGCTGGTTGCCCAGGCGCGGCTGGCCTATGAGATGGAGTGGTATTTTCCTGCCATCAGGACCATCAGCCAGGCGAAATACTGGGACGACCTGGATATCCGCTTCCCCATGGCCTACCGCAACAGCATGGTAAGTGCAGCCAAAGCCCGCGAAATCCACCCGAGCTGGGTGTTCGCCATCACACGGCAGGAGAGCGCGTTCATGGCCGACGCCCGCTCGCAGGTCGGCGCCACGGGATTGATGCAGCTGATGCCGGCGACCGCGAAGGAAACGGCGCGACGTTTCGGCATACCGCTACAGTCGCCCCAGCAGGTGCTCAACCCCAACGTCAACATCCAGCTGGGCGCGGCCTACCTGAGCCAGATCTACAGCCAGTTCAAAGGCAACCGGGTGCTCGCGTCCGCAGCCTACAACGCCGGCCCCGGTCGAGTGCGTCAATGGTTGAAGAACGCCGAGCACCTGCCCTTCGACGTCTGGGTCGAGAACATCCCGTTCGATGAAACCCGCCAGTACGTACAGAACGTGTTGACCTACTCGGTAATCTACGGCCAGAAGCTCAATGCGCCGCAACCGCTGGTGGAATGGCACGAGCGCTATTTCGACGGTCAGTAG
- a CDS encoding MOSC domain-containing protein: MHLSSLYRFPLKSGSAEELTEARCDALGLVGDRRWMVVDAATGKFLTQRVLPRMALLHARWRGDSALELSAPGMEPLPVPVPDAQGAALGVLIWRESLQAPDAGDAAAAWLSRLLDRPCRLVHLPATQGIQIDQDYARPGERTAFSDGFPFLLIGQRSLDDLSARVGQLLDTRRFRPNLVIAGSAPYAEDHWRRIRIGEMTFRVVKPCSRCIIPTIDPLTGEQSPNREPLTTLLSYRKGDGGVFFGQNLIAEGSGALSVGMSVEVLD; the protein is encoded by the coding sequence ATGCACCTGTCTTCGCTGTACCGCTTCCCGCTCAAGTCCGGTTCCGCTGAAGAGCTTACGGAGGCCCGGTGCGATGCACTGGGTTTGGTCGGCGACCGCCGCTGGATGGTGGTCGATGCCGCGACCGGGAAGTTCCTGACGCAGCGTGTACTGCCCCGGATGGCGCTGTTACACGCGCGATGGCGAGGCGACTCGGCGCTGGAATTGAGCGCGCCGGGCATGGAACCGTTGCCGGTGCCGGTACCCGACGCGCAAGGCGCGGCGCTTGGCGTGCTGATCTGGCGCGAAAGCCTGCAGGCGCCCGACGCGGGTGACGCCGCGGCCGCATGGCTGTCGCGGCTGCTCGATCGACCCTGCCGGCTGGTGCATCTTCCTGCGACGCAGGGCATCCAGATCGATCAGGACTATGCTCGGCCCGGTGAGCGGACGGCGTTCAGCGACGGCTTTCCGTTTCTGCTCATCGGCCAGCGCTCGCTCGACGATCTTTCCGCGCGTGTGGGACAGCTGCTCGATACGCGCCGGTTCCGACCGAACCTGGTGATCGCTGGTTCGGCCCCCTACGCCGAAGACCATTGGCGGCGCATTCGCATCGGCGAAATGACGTTTCGTGTGGTCAAGCCGTGTTCACGGTGCATCATCCCGACCATCGATCCGTTGACTGGCGAGCAGAGCCCCAACCGCGAGCCGCTGACGACCCTGCTGAGCTATCGCAAGGGTGACGGCGGCGTATTCTTTGGCCAGAACCTCATTGCCGAAGGCAGCGGTGCGCTGAGTGTGGGCATGTCGGTCGAAGTGCTCGACTAG
- a CDS encoding chemotaxis protein CheV, which translates to MAGILESVDQRTRLVGQNRLEILMFRLSGRQQFAINVFKVQEVVQLPKMTLMPHRHGSVCGVVNLRGQTLPVIDLSRAIGLRPLVPDERSTIIVTEYNRSIQAFLVGGVDRILNLNWEEVLPPPSTAGRQHYLTAITKVDDALVEVIDVEKVLAEIVPYDTSIAPERLTDPVLERARGREVLCVDDSTVALAQLRETLSQLGITVHSASDGVKGLNKLKAWADAGETLTDRLLMVFTDAEMPEMDGYRLTTEIRNDPRLKDLYVVLHTSLSGSFNLAMVKKVGCDNFLSKFQPEKLVDVVRERLMLDEPH; encoded by the coding sequence ATGGCCGGCATTCTCGAATCAGTCGATCAACGCACCCGGTTGGTGGGGCAGAATCGACTTGAAATCCTCATGTTCAGGCTTTCGGGCCGTCAGCAGTTCGCCATCAACGTGTTCAAAGTGCAGGAAGTGGTGCAACTGCCGAAGATGACGCTGATGCCACACCGCCATGGGTCGGTCTGCGGGGTCGTCAATCTACGTGGCCAGACGCTGCCGGTGATCGACCTGTCACGCGCCATCGGGCTGCGGCCGCTGGTGCCGGATGAACGCAGCACCATCATCGTGACCGAGTACAACCGCTCGATTCAGGCGTTCCTGGTCGGCGGCGTGGACCGCATCCTCAACCTCAATTGGGAGGAGGTATTGCCACCGCCGTCGACGGCCGGACGCCAGCACTATCTCACCGCGATCACCAAGGTCGACGACGCGCTCGTCGAAGTCATCGATGTTGAGAAGGTGCTGGCCGAGATCGTTCCGTATGACACCAGCATCGCGCCGGAGCGCCTGACCGACCCGGTGCTCGAGCGCGCACGGGGGCGCGAGGTGCTCTGCGTCGACGATTCGACGGTGGCCCTGGCGCAGCTGCGCGAAACCTTGAGCCAGCTCGGCATCACCGTTCATTCGGCCAGCGACGGCGTTAAGGGGTTGAACAAGCTCAAGGCCTGGGCCGATGCCGGAGAAACACTGACCGATCGACTGCTGATGGTATTCACCGATGCCGAGATGCCGGAGATGGACGGCTATCGCCTCACCACGGAAATCCGCAACGATCCGCGTCTAAAAGACCTGTATGTGGTGCTGCATACCTCGCTTTCCGGCAGTTTCAACCTGGCGATGGTGAAAAAAGTCGGCTGCGACAACTTCCTTTCCAAATTCCAGCCGGAGAAACTGGTGGACGTCGTCCGGGAACGCTTGATGCTGGACGAACCTCACTGA